The following coding sequences are from one Ancylobacter sp. TS-1 window:
- a CDS encoding DMT family transporter, which produces MPLASSTGACHAAAPRTAVRLPLPLLVVLFCVLWSSAFAGAKLALADCPPLILLAARLLIAGAIMLVLAWLIDGRPAMRRRDVAALVFIGILNNAVYLGFNWTALTFTSSAYTAVLTSCLPLLVALGAGPLLGERMSPRKWAGIALGLVGVVIVLRSRLAGAHESLEGTLLIGGGVMALAAGTLGFKYFVPRGGIWSGNAIQCLAGGLVLIPVALATESVGDIRFTANLFGGLAFLVVAISIGGFGLWFYLLTRTSATAASSLHFLMPPLGLFFGWLLLGEAVPPLDILGIAPIALGIWLVTRPARRTA; this is translated from the coding sequence ATGCCCCTCGCATCGAGCACCGGCGCGTGCCACGCCGCCGCGCCACGCACGGCCGTGCGTCTACCGCTGCCACTGCTGGTGGTGCTGTTCTGCGTGCTGTGGTCGTCGGCCTTCGCCGGCGCCAAGCTGGCGCTGGCCGACTGCCCGCCGCTGATATTGCTGGCGGCGCGGCTGCTCATTGCCGGCGCCATCATGCTGGTGCTGGCGTGGCTGATTGACGGCCGCCCGGCCATGCGCCGGCGCGACGTGGCGGCGCTGGTGTTCATCGGCATCCTCAACAACGCGGTCTATCTCGGCTTCAACTGGACCGCGCTCACCTTTACCTCCTCCGCCTATACGGCGGTGCTGACCAGTTGCCTGCCGCTGCTGGTGGCGCTCGGCGCCGGCCCGCTGCTCGGCGAGCGGATGAGCCCGCGCAAATGGGCGGGCATCGCGCTGGGACTGGTCGGCGTGGTGATCGTGCTGCGCTCGCGCCTTGCCGGCGCGCATGAGAGCCTGGAAGGCACGCTGCTGATCGGCGGCGGCGTCATGGCGCTGGCGGCCGGCACGCTGGGGTTCAAGTATTTCGTCCCGCGCGGCGGCATCTGGAGCGGCAACGCCATCCAGTGCCTCGCCGGCGGCCTCGTGCTCATTCCGGTGGCCCTCGCCACCGAGAGCGTCGGCGACATACGCTTCACCGCCAACCTGTTCGGCGGCCTCGCCTTCCTCGTCGTCGCCATCTCGATTGGCGGTTTCGGGCTGTGGTTCTACCTGCTCACCCGCACCTCGGCGACGGCGGCATCGAGCCTCCACTTCCTGATGCCGCCGCTCGGCCTGTTCTTCGGCTGGCTCCTGCTCGGCGAGGCGGTGCCGCCGCTCGACATCCTCGGCATCGCGCCGATCGCGCTCGGCATCTGGCTGGTGACACGGCCGGCGCGGAGGACGGCGTAG
- the putA gene encoding trifunctional transcriptional regulator/proline dehydrogenase/L-glutamate gamma-semialdehyde dehydrogenase — translation MTATTIGVKIDDALRARLKAAAEREGRSPHSLVKQALVSAIERTERGLPPVPESGATEASSLDGIESPFLPFARGVQPQSVLRARITNAYRVPETEAVPVLLGPATLPPAKAEAAKARARALVEALREKGQKGAVEGLIHEYSLSSQEGVALMCLAEALLRIPDRATRDALIRDKIGHGDWQAHVGHSPSLFVNAATWGLVLTGKLTATSSETGLTGALTRLIGRGGEPLIRKGVDVAMRMMGEQFVTGQTISEALANSRRMEAKGFRYSFDMLGEAATTEADAQRYFADYEQAIHAIGKASAGRGIYEGPGISIKLSALHPRYSRAQYSRVINELLPRVVTLAKLARHYDIGLNIDAEEADRLEISLDLLESLCFEEGLSGWNGIGFVVQAYQRRCPYVIDYLVDLARRSGHRLMVRLVKGAYWDSEIKRAQVDGLEDFPVYTRKIHTDLSYLACARKLLAAPDAVFPQFATHNAQTLATVMEMAGANYYAGQYEFQCLHGMGEPLYEEVVGREKLGRPCRIYAPVGTHETLLAYLVRRLLENGANSSFVNRIADPAVPVDELVESPVEAALRIEPLGAPHPRIAAPADLFGTERRNSAGLDLSNEQRLASLAAALLAGSAAPLHAAPLVGDGPVAGIARPVLNPADHRDQVGTVEEATPETVARAMEIAQASAPIWQSTPPAERAACLFRAAELMEARLPQLIGIIVREAGKSFPNAVGEVREAVDFLRYYGAQVRDGFSNDTHRPLGPVVCISPWNFPLAIFTGQVAAALAAGNAVLAKPAEETPLIAFAAVGLLREAGVPPGAVQLLPGAGDVGAALVGDSRTRGIMFTGSTEVARLIQRQIAGRLNPDGSAIPLIAETGGQNAMIVDSSALAEQVVADVLASAFDSAGQRCSALRILCLQEDVADRTLEMLRGALKELSVGNPVRLSTDIGPVITAEAKAGIEAHVERLRKAGHRVEQLALGEDTRHGTFVPPTLIEIDDIAELKREVFGPVLHVVRYRRDDLDALIAAINATGYGLTFGLHTRIDETIARVGERIEAGNVYINRNVIGAVVGVQPFGGHGLSGTGPKAGGPLYLGRLLAMRPAALLTGTEPPGEARLWVDFQSDPDTRDLAGRAVGASPYGHRAELAGPVGERNLYALSPRGTVLCLAATEKGLAVQIAAALATGNRVLLEGSFLPALPDAVKDRVSMVDGLEDAAFDAVLFEGDGDALRQLNETVAQREGPIVLVHGLTPDAIARGEGYPLDLLMLEHSVSTNTAAAGGNASLMSIG, via the coding sequence ATGACCGCGACCACCATCGGCGTGAAGATCGACGACGCCTTGCGCGCCCGCCTCAAGGCCGCCGCCGAGCGCGAGGGGCGCTCCCCGCACAGCCTCGTCAAGCAGGCCCTCGTCTCCGCCATCGAGCGCACCGAGCGCGGCCTGCCGCCGGTGCCGGAGAGCGGTGCAACCGAGGCATCGTCGCTGGACGGCATCGAGAGCCCCTTCCTGCCCTTCGCCCGCGGCGTGCAGCCCCAGAGCGTGCTCCGCGCCCGCATCACCAATGCCTATCGCGTGCCGGAGACCGAGGCCGTCCCCGTGCTGCTCGGCCCGGCGACGCTGCCGCCGGCGAAGGCCGAGGCGGCGAAGGCCCGCGCCCGGGCGCTGGTCGAGGCTCTGCGCGAGAAGGGGCAGAAGGGCGCGGTGGAGGGGCTGATCCACGAATATTCGCTCTCCAGCCAGGAGGGCGTGGCGCTGATGTGCCTCGCCGAGGCGCTGCTGCGCATTCCCGACCGGGCGACGCGCGACGCGCTGATCCGCGACAAGATCGGCCATGGCGACTGGCAGGCCCATGTCGGGCACAGCCCCTCGCTCTTCGTCAACGCCGCCACCTGGGGGCTGGTGCTCACCGGCAAGCTGACCGCCACGTCGAGCGAGACCGGACTCACTGGCGCTCTCACGAGACTCATCGGTCGCGGCGGCGAGCCGCTGATCCGCAAGGGCGTCGACGTCGCCATGCGGATGATGGGCGAGCAGTTCGTGACCGGCCAGACCATCTCCGAGGCGCTGGCCAATTCCCGCCGCATGGAGGCGAAGGGCTTCCGCTATTCCTTCGACATGCTGGGCGAAGCCGCCACCACGGAGGCCGACGCGCAGCGTTATTTCGCCGATTACGAGCAGGCAATCCATGCCATCGGCAAGGCCTCGGCCGGACGCGGCATCTATGAGGGGCCGGGCATCTCGATCAAGCTCTCGGCCTTGCACCCGCGCTACAGCCGCGCGCAATATTCACGCGTTATCAATGAGTTGCTGCCGCGTGTTGTCACGCTGGCGAAGCTCGCGCGGCACTATGACATCGGGCTGAACATCGACGCCGAGGAAGCCGACCGGCTGGAGATTTCGCTCGACCTTCTGGAATCGCTTTGTTTCGAAGAGGGGCTAAGCGGCTGGAACGGCATCGGTTTCGTCGTTCAGGCCTATCAGCGCCGCTGCCCCTATGTGATCGACTACCTCGTCGACCTCGCCCGCCGCTCCGGCCACCGGCTGATGGTGCGTCTGGTGAAGGGCGCCTACTGGGACAGCGAGATCAAGCGCGCGCAGGTGGACGGGCTGGAGGACTTCCCGGTCTACACCCGCAAGATCCACACAGACCTTTCTTACCTCGCCTGCGCCCGCAAGCTGCTGGCCGCGCCCGACGCGGTGTTCCCGCAATTCGCCACCCATAACGCGCAAACCCTTGCTACCGTTATGGAAATGGCGGGCGCCAACTACTATGCGGGCCAGTATGAGTTCCAGTGCCTGCACGGCATGGGCGAACCGCTCTATGAGGAAGTGGTCGGCCGCGAGAAGCTCGGCCGGCCCTGCCGCATCTACGCCCCCGTCGGCACCCATGAGACGCTGCTCGCCTATCTGGTGCGGCGCCTGCTGGAGAACGGCGCCAACTCCTCCTTCGTGAACCGCATCGCCGACCCCGCCGTGCCGGTCGACGAACTGGTCGAGAGCCCGGTGGAAGCGGCCCTGCGCATCGAGCCGCTCGGCGCGCCGCATCCGCGCATCGCCGCCCCCGCCGATCTGTTCGGCACCGAACGCCGCAACTCGGCGGGTCTCGATCTGTCCAACGAGCAGCGCCTCGCCTCGCTCGCCGCCGCCCTGCTGGCCGGCAGCGCCGCGCCGCTGCATGCGGCCCCGCTGGTCGGCGACGGGCCGGTCGCCGGCATCGCCCGCCCGGTGCTCAACCCCGCCGACCATCGTGATCAGGTCGGGACGGTGGAAGAAGCGACGCCCGAGACCGTCGCCCGCGCCATGGAGATCGCGCAGGCGAGCGCCCCGATCTGGCAGTCGACGCCCCCCGCCGAGCGCGCCGCCTGCCTGTTCCGCGCCGCCGAGCTGATGGAGGCGCGCCTGCCGCAGCTCATCGGCATCATCGTGCGCGAGGCCGGAAAATCCTTCCCCAACGCCGTCGGCGAGGTGCGCGAGGCGGTCGACTTCCTGCGCTATTACGGGGCGCAGGTGCGCGATGGCTTCTCCAACGACACCCACCGCCCGCTGGGGCCCGTGGTCTGCATCAGCCCGTGGAACTTCCCGCTGGCCATCTTCACCGGGCAGGTCGCCGCCGCGCTCGCCGCCGGCAATGCCGTGCTGGCCAAGCCGGCCGAGGAGACGCCGCTGATCGCCTTCGCGGCGGTTGGCCTGTTGCGCGAGGCAGGCGTACCGCCGGGCGCGGTGCAGCTGCTTCCCGGCGCCGGCGATGTCGGCGCGGCGCTGGTGGGCGATTCCCGCACGCGCGGGATCATGTTCACCGGCTCGACCGAGGTGGCGCGGCTCATCCAGCGCCAGATCGCCGGCCGGCTGAACCCGGACGGCAGCGCGATTCCGCTGATCGCCGAGACCGGCGGGCAGAACGCCATGATCGTCGATTCCTCGGCGCTGGCCGAGCAGGTGGTCGCCGACGTGCTCGCCTCCGCCTTCGATTCCGCCGGCCAGCGCTGCTCGGCCCTGCGTATCCTGTGCCTGCAGGAGGACGTCGCCGACCGCACGCTGGAGATGCTGCGCGGCGCGCTGAAGGAGTTGTCCGTCGGCAACCCGGTGCGGCTGTCGACCGATATCGGCCCGGTCATCACCGCCGAGGCGAAGGCCGGCATCGAGGCGCATGTCGAGCGCCTGCGCAAAGCCGGCCACCGCGTCGAGCAACTCGCGCTGGGCGAGGACACACGCCACGGCACCTTCGTGCCGCCGACCCTCATCGAGATCGACGATATCGCCGAGCTGAAGCGCGAAGTCTTCGGCCCGGTGCTGCATGTGGTGCGCTACCGCCGCGACGACCTCGACGCCCTGATCGCGGCGATCAACGCCACCGGCTACGGCCTCACCTTCGGCCTGCACACGCGCATCGACGAGACCATCGCCCGTGTCGGCGAGCGCATCGAGGCCGGCAACGTCTATATCAACCGCAACGTCATCGGCGCGGTGGTGGGCGTGCAGCCCTTCGGCGGCCACGGGCTCTCGGGCACCGGGCCCAAGGCGGGCGGCCCGCTCTATCTCGGCCGGCTGCTGGCAATGCGACCGGCGGCGCTGCTCACGGGCACGGAGCCGCCCGGCGAGGCGCGGCTGTGGGTCGATTTCCAGTCCGATCCGGACACGCGCGACCTCGCCGGCCGCGCGGTCGGGGCCTCGCCCTATGGCCATCGCGCGGAACTCGCCGGCCCCGTGGGCGAGCGCAACCTCTATGCGCTGTCGCCGCGCGGCACCGTGCTGTGCCTCGCCGCCACCGAGAAGGGCCTCGCCGTGCAGATCGCCGCGGCGCTCGCCACCGGCAATCGCGTGCTGCTGGAGGGCTCCTTCCTGCCGGCGCTGCCGGACGCGGTGAAGGACCGGGTGAGCATGGTCGACGGCCTCGAGGACGCCGCTTTCGACGCGGTTCTGTTC
- a CDS encoding LLM class flavin-dependent oxidoreductase, which yields MTRLSRIPLSVLDLSFVASNGTGPQALRDTIELARHVDALGYERIWVAEHHNLPSVASGAPDIMAGQILAATQRIRAGSGGVMLPNHSPLMVAERFKVLEGLYPGRVDLGLGRAPGTDHLTSHALRRRQDIDPGDDFLDRLRELMAWDTGQWPADHPYRNIKVMPVDVKLPPLWLLGSSGYSARLSAQIGVGFAYAHHFAQHDVLDAMLSYRSAFQPSERLSQPHAILALAVVCAPTDEEAEWLAGSVDLAHLRRARGGHDPIPTAEEAAAYPYSEADRVFIRRNREKVLVGGPEKVAQGLERFLDATLADEIMITTAIPDLAARKRSFELVKALQTAPVAV from the coding sequence ATGACCCGTCTCTCCCGCATTCCGCTTTCCGTTCTCGACCTGTCCTTCGTCGCCTCCAACGGCACGGGGCCGCAGGCGCTGCGCGACACCATCGAACTCGCCCGCCATGTCGACGCGCTCGGCTATGAGCGCATCTGGGTGGCGGAGCACCATAATCTGCCCTCGGTGGCCTCCGGGGCGCCGGACATCATGGCCGGGCAGATCCTCGCGGCGACGCAGCGCATCCGCGCCGGCTCGGGCGGGGTGATGCTGCCCAACCATTCGCCGCTGATGGTGGCGGAGCGGTTCAAGGTGCTGGAGGGCCTCTATCCCGGCCGCGTCGATCTCGGCCTCGGCCGGGCGCCGGGCACCGACCATCTCACCTCGCACGCGCTGCGCCGCCGGCAGGACATCGACCCCGGCGACGATTTCCTCGACCGGCTGCGCGAGCTTATGGCGTGGGACACCGGCCAGTGGCCGGCCGACCACCCCTACCGCAACATCAAGGTGATGCCAGTCGACGTGAAGCTGCCGCCGCTCTGGCTGCTCGGCTCGTCCGGCTACAGCGCGCGGCTGTCGGCGCAGATCGGCGTCGGCTTCGCCTACGCGCACCACTTCGCCCAGCACGACGTGCTCGATGCCATGCTGAGCTATCGCTCGGCCTTCCAGCCCTCGGAGCGCCTTTCCCAGCCGCACGCCATACTGGCGCTGGCGGTGGTCTGCGCGCCGACGGACGAGGAGGCGGAATGGCTGGCCGGCAGCGTCGACCTCGCCCATCTGCGGCGCGCGCGCGGCGGCCATGATCCGATCCCGACGGCGGAGGAGGCGGCGGCCTATCCCTACAGCGAGGCCGACCGGGTGTTCATCCGCCGCAACCGCGAGAAAGTGCTGGTCGGTGGGCCGGAGAAGGTCGCGCAGGGGCTGGAACGCTTCCTCGACGCGACGCTGGCGGACGAGATCATGATCACCACCGCCATTCCCGACCTCGCGGCGCGCAAGCGCTCCTTCGAGCTGGTGAAGGCGCTCCAGACGGCGCCGGTGGCGGTGTGA